The Falco biarmicus isolate bFalBia1 chromosome 20, bFalBia1.pri, whole genome shotgun sequence genome window below encodes:
- the ARHGEF12 gene encoding rho guanine nucleotide exchange factor 12 isoform X1, giving the protein MSGTQSTITDRFPLKKPTRHGSILSRESPADKKQKVERCSSTHDFDPTDSSSKKTKSSSEESRSETYGLVQRCVVIQRDENGFGLTVSGDNPVFVQSVKEDGAAMRAGVQTGDRIIKVNGTLVTHSNHLEVVKLIKSGSYVALTVQGRPPGSPQIPLADSEVDLAAFGHMSPIMTSPYSPGTSGNAERITSPVLVGEENNIVHNQKVEILRKMLQKEQERLQSLQEEYSRSPTTRLLKEIQETKKHIPQLQEQLSKATGCTQDGVLSSRSVTESLQISEVEAESADCVSKLDYSGDSPSRPNSDVADSPRSGLKERIYADESPEKTEVQDTDSQSSVGSPLSRVGPQIIGAEDDDFDTEQEQINGQCSCFQNIELLKSRPAHLAVLLHHVVSQFDPAALLCYLYTDLYKQTNSKETRRVFLEFYQFFLDRAANLKVPVPDEISLELDRRRPELLPEELHRQFIQTMQDKVCPEVQRNLEDFRQKRSMGLTLAEGELTKLDAERLRDRNAVEKERACAEQIIAKIEEVLMTSQPLEEDKSSTMQYVILTYMKHLGVKVKEPRNLEQKRGRIGFLPKIKQSIKKEKEGEEKGKRRGFPNILGPPRRPSRHDSSAIGRAMEMQKPRHPKHLPTASSVSPEPSDSGKMRQSGSSSDGADAPYPPVNPMSPLAMGPFSSPEGSKDSDTGLKQTGEAPPANDCMDGTPRTPNNTFEFPSPLENLQEEEGESERMVDMGTPKPFRKMDSVGFADVQSEDELYDFDMDMDPPNWQQLVSREVLMGLKPYEIKRQEVINELFYTERAHVRTLKVLHNVFYQRVTREGILNSSDKRKIFSNLEDILGLHVVLNDQMKAVRKRNETSVIGQIGEDLLSWFSGPAEERLKHATATFCSNQPFALEVIKSRQKKDSRFQTFVQDAESNPLCRRLQLKDIIPTEMQRLTKYPLLLDNIAKYTELPEEKEKVKKAADHCRQILNHVNQAVKESENKQHLEDYQRRLDLSYLKQSEDPMMDEFRNLDLTKRKMLHEGPLTWKVNRDKTIDLYTLLLEDILVLLQKQDDKLVLKCHSKILASTADSKHTFSPIIKLNTVLVRQVATDNKAFFVISMSENGAHIYELVAQTVSEKNVWQDLIAQMAGTVKMGSTRRVIPLPQSGPGEEEREEEEQQKLKEQHDIPASSLQSPDKDLGLESPLILNAQSSSPIMSEKSKVESLLVSERQFDKVQQADLTLKDSSACYEHTATSLPSVSEGQWALDALRNLGLLKQLLVQQLGFSEKGTLEDRQRFPRFRTVSHEAQTESRSEPGLQHSDNNKFHQPGTDRTLLRTGTNESTAGYGLRTSAESPASGDAMQLIVRDPRSSSTLAIDRMSMNLEISAAELEGVAADESGEHFFDAREAHSDENPSESELMERKEEEDVQIRISGNYLILDGYGTVQESSTDEEISSLVLQCTAGGRTSLDSAQQQPLSPRDTQSDGGSSPFAEEMMASRWGGVEESCSFVASPHFSIESRVQMMQYIQKIEDDLEKLKEVEEDYTILRRQGLAGSASTGEHSDKS; this is encoded by the exons GTCTTGTTCAACGGTGTGTTGTTATCCAACGGGATGAAAACGGATTTGGGCTGACAGTCAGCGGAGACAATCCAGTCTTCGTGCAGTCCGTCAAAGAAG ATGGAGCAGCCATGCGGGCTGGAGTGCAAACAGGTGATAGAATTATCAAG GTGAATGGCACTCTTGTAACACACTCAAACCATTTGGAGGTGGTAAAGCTGATCAAGT CGGGTTCCTATGTAGCTCTCACTGTTCAGGGGCGCCCACCAGGGTCGCCCCAGATTCCATTAGCTGATTCTGAAGTGGATCTGGCAGCATTTGGGCATATGTCTCCCATCATGACATCTCCCTATTCACCTGGCACATCAGGAAATGCAGAAAGGATTACTAGCCCAGTGCTTGTGGGG GAGGAGAATAATATTGTCCACAACCAGAAAGTAGAGATTCTGAGAAAGATGCTACAGAAAGAGCAGGAACGGCTGCAG TCTCTGCAAGAAGAGTACAGCCGATCACCCACCACACGACTGCTCAAAGAGATACAGGAAACGAAGAAGCACATTCCTCAGCTGCAAGAGCAGTTGTCCAAAGCCACAGGCTGTACTCAG gatggAGTCTTGTCCTCCAGGTCTGTGACAGAATCACTGCAGATCAGTGAAGTGGAGGCAGAGAGTGCGGATTGTGTGAGCAAACTGGATTACAGTGGTGACAGCCCCTCCCGACCAAACAGTGATGTTGCTGAT AGTCCACGCAGTGGCTTGAAGGAGCGGATTTATGCAGATGAGAGCCCGGAAAAGACTGAAGTTCAAGATACT GATTCTCAGTCCAGTGTTGGAAGTCCTCTATCCCGAGTGGGGCCTCAGATCATTGGAGCAGAGGATGACGACTTTGACACTGAACAGGAGCAG ATTAATGGACAATGCAGCTGTTTCCAAAACATTGAGCTCCTGAAGTCTCGCCCAGCTCACCTGGCTGTTCTTCTGCATCATGTGGTGTCCCAGTTTGACCCTGCAGCATTG ttgtGCTACCTTTACACAGACTTGTACAAGCAGACCAACTCCAAAGAGACTCGGCGTGTCTTCCTTGAGTTCTACCAGTTCTTCTTGGACCGAGCTGCA aatcTAAAAGTTCCAGTTCCAGATGAAATCTCCTTAGAACTAG ACAGAAGACGGCCGGAACTCCTTCCTGAAGAGCTTCATCGCCAGTTTATACAAACTATGCAAGATAAAGTCTGTCCAGAAGTTCAAAGGAATCTGGAAGATTTCAG gcagaaaCGCAGCATGGGATTGACCCTGGCAGAAGGAGAGCTAACCAAGCTGGACGCAGAAAGACTTCGTGACCGGAATGcagtggagaaggaaagagcatGTGCAGAACAGATTATTGCTAAAATTGAGGAAGTCTT gATGACATCTCAGCCTTTGGAAGAAGACAAGAG TTCCACAATGCAGTATGTGATTCTTACTTACATGAAACACCTGGGAGTCAAAGTTAAAGAACCTCGTAACCTGGAGCAGAAGCGTGGCCGTATTGGTTTCTTGCCAAAGATCAAG CAAAGTatcaagaaagagaaagaaggagaggaaaaaggaaagagaagaggcTTTCCTAACATTCTGGGCCCACCAAGGAGACCGAGTCGACACGATAGCAGTGCAA TTGGCAGAGCCATGGAGATGCAGAAGCCCCGCCATCCCAAGCACTTGCCTACAGCGTCTTCTGTTAGCCCAGAGCCATCAGACTCTGGCAAGATGCGCCAGAGTGGGTCCTCCAGTGACGGAGCAGATGCACCATACCCACCTGTCAACCCAATGTCTCCTTTGGCAATGGgtcctttttcctctccagagGGGAGCAAGGACAGTGACACAG GTTTGAAGCAGACTGGAGAAGCTCCACCTGCTAATGACTGTATGGATGGCACACCCCGCACACCTAATAACACCTTCGAATTCCCATCTCCTTTGGAAAActtgcaggaggaggagggagaatcAGAGAG AATGGTTGACATGGGAACACCAAAGCCTTTTCGCAA GATGGACAGTGTTGGCTTCGCAGATGTACAGAGTGAGGATGAGCTGTATGATTTTGACATGGACATGGACCCTCCCAACTGGCAGCAACTCGTGAGCCGAGAAGTGTTGATGGGGCTGAAACCCTACGAAATCAAGCGCCAAGAAGTGATTAATG AATTGTTTTACACTGAGAGAGCTCATGTCCGCACGCTGAAGGTTCTGCATAACGTCTTCTACCAGCGTGTCACCCGTGAAGGGATCTTGAACTCCAGTGACAAACGGAAAATCTTTTCAAATCTGGAGGATATCCTTGGGCTTCATG ttgtattGAACGATCAGATGAAAGCTGTCCGAAAACGGAACGAGACTTCTGTTATTGGCCAAATTGGGGAAGACTTGCTTTCCTGG TTTAGTGGACCAGCAGAGGAGAGGCTGAAACATGCAACTGCCACTTTCTGCAGTAACCAGCCCTTTGCTCTAGAGGTCATCAAGTCACGCCAAAAGAAGGACTCTCGCTTCCAGACTTTTGTGCAG GATGCTGAGAGTAATCCACTGTGTCGCCGGTTGCAGCTGAAGGACATCATTCCCACAGAGATGCAGAGGTTGACAAAGTACCCCCTTCTGCTGGATAACATTGCTAAGTACACAG agctgcctgaagagaaagaaaaagtgaagaaagcAGCGGATCATTGTCGTCAGATCCTTAACCATGTGAACCAGGCTGTCAAAGAGTCTGAGAATAAGCAG catttggAAGATTATCAGCGTCGTCTCGACCTATCCTACCTGAAGCAGTCTGAGGATCCCATGATGGATGAGTTCAGG AACTTGGATCTAACgaagagaaaaatgcttcaTGAAGGACCTCTAACTTGGAAGGTTAATCGTGACAAAACTATTG ATCTCTACACTCTGCTTCTGGAGGACATTCTGGTGCTGTTGCAGAAACAAGATGATAAACTGGTACTGAAGTGCCACAGTAAAATCTTGGCATCGACAGCTGACAGTAAACACACCTTCAGTCCTATCATCAAATTGAACACTGTTCTGGTTCGTCAGGTGGCAACAG ATAACAAAGCTTTCTTCGTCATCTCCATGTCAGAAAATGGCGCTCATATTTATGAACTGGTGGCACagactgtttcagaaaagaatgt atgGCAGGACCTTATTGCTCAGATGGCAGGGACTGTAAAAATGGGGAGTACCAGAAGAGTGATTCCATTACCACAGTCAGGACCTGGCGA AGAAGAGCGTgaagaagaggagcagcagaagctTAAAGAGCAGCATGACATTCCTGCCAGTAGTCTACAAAGTCCAG ATAAAGATTTGGGCCTCGAATCTCCCTTAATACTGAATGCTCAGTCGTCTTCGCCCATCATGTCTGAAAAGTCCAAGGTAGAAAGTCTTCTTGTGTCAGAAAGACAGTTTGATAAAGTGCAGCAGGCAGACCTGACACTTAAAGATTCTTCTGCATGCTATGAACACACAGCCACCAGTTTACCTTCCGTATCAGAAGGGCAGTGGGCACTGGATGCATTAAGGAACT TGGGCTTGCTGAAACAATTGTTGGTACAGCAGCTTGGCTTTTCTGAGAAGGGGACCCTTGAAGACCGGCAACGCTTTCCCAGGTTTCGGACCGTTTCTCATGAAGCCCAAACGGAGAGCAGAAGTGAGCCTGGACTACAGCACTCTGACAATAACAAATTTCACCAGCCTGGAACGGACAGAACGCTTCTGAGAACCGGAACTAATGAGTCCACAGCTGGTTATGGCCTCCGGACTTCAGCTGAATCACCAGCTTCAGGGGATGCCATGCAGCTGATCGTGAGAGACCCCAGATCAAGTAGTACCTTAGCAATAGACCGCATGAGTATGAATCTGGAGATCTCAGCCGCAGAGCTGGAAGGGGTGGCCGCTGATGAAAGTGGGGAGCATTTTTTTGATGCTCGAGAAGCTCACAGTGATGAAAATCCATCTGAAAGTGAACTaatggaaaggaaggaggaagaggatgtgCAAATACGGATCTCAG GAAATTATTTGATCCTTGATGGATATGGAACAGTGCAGGAGAGCTCCACAGATGAGGAGATATCATCTCTGGTTCTCCAGTGCACTGCAGGTGGCCGCACCTCTTTGGactctgcacagcagcagccactttCCCCCCGGGACACGCAGTCGGATGGAGGAAGCTCCCCGTTTGCTGAGGAGATGATGGCCTCACGCTGGGGGGGAGTGGAAGAGTCCTGCTCTTTTGTAGCAAGCCCTCACTTCTCTATAGAGTCACGTGTGCAGATGATGCAGTATATTCAGAAGATAGAGGATGACCTTGAAAAGTTAAAG gaGGTTGAGGAAGACTACACCATTCTCCGACGCCAAGGGCTGGCTGGATCAGCCTCCACAGGAGAGCACTCAG aCAAAAGCTAG
- the ARHGEF12 gene encoding rho guanine nucleotide exchange factor 12 isoform X2 has product MSGTQSTITDRFPLKKPTRHGSILSRESPADKKQKVERCSSTHDFDPTGLVQRCVVIQRDENGFGLTVSGDNPVFVQSVKEDGAAMRAGVQTGDRIIKVNGTLVTHSNHLEVVKLIKSGSYVALTVQGRPPGSPQIPLADSEVDLAAFGHMSPIMTSPYSPGTSGNAERITSPVLVGEENNIVHNQKVEILRKMLQKEQERLQSLQEEYSRSPTTRLLKEIQETKKHIPQLQEQLSKATGCTQDGVLSSRSVTESLQISEVEAESADCVSKLDYSGDSPSRPNSDVADSPRSGLKERIYADESPEKTEVQDTDSQSSVGSPLSRVGPQIIGAEDDDFDTEQEQINGQCSCFQNIELLKSRPAHLAVLLHHVVSQFDPAALLCYLYTDLYKQTNSKETRRVFLEFYQFFLDRAANLKVPVPDEISLELDRRRPELLPEELHRQFIQTMQDKVCPEVQRNLEDFRQKRSMGLTLAEGELTKLDAERLRDRNAVEKERACAEQIIAKIEEVLMTSQPLEEDKSSTMQYVILTYMKHLGVKVKEPRNLEQKRGRIGFLPKIKQSIKKEKEGEEKGKRRGFPNILGPPRRPSRHDSSAIGRAMEMQKPRHPKHLPTASSVSPEPSDSGKMRQSGSSSDGADAPYPPVNPMSPLAMGPFSSPEGSKDSDTGLKQTGEAPPANDCMDGTPRTPNNTFEFPSPLENLQEEEGESERMVDMGTPKPFRKMDSVGFADVQSEDELYDFDMDMDPPNWQQLVSREVLMGLKPYEIKRQEVINELFYTERAHVRTLKVLHNVFYQRVTREGILNSSDKRKIFSNLEDILGLHVVLNDQMKAVRKRNETSVIGQIGEDLLSWFSGPAEERLKHATATFCSNQPFALEVIKSRQKKDSRFQTFVQDAESNPLCRRLQLKDIIPTEMQRLTKYPLLLDNIAKYTELPEEKEKVKKAADHCRQILNHVNQAVKESENKQHLEDYQRRLDLSYLKQSEDPMMDEFRNLDLTKRKMLHEGPLTWKVNRDKTIDLYTLLLEDILVLLQKQDDKLVLKCHSKILASTADSKHTFSPIIKLNTVLVRQVATDNKAFFVISMSENGAHIYELVAQTVSEKNVWQDLIAQMAGTVKMGSTRRVIPLPQSGPGEEEREEEEQQKLKEQHDIPASSLQSPDKDLGLESPLILNAQSSSPIMSEKSKVESLLVSERQFDKVQQADLTLKDSSACYEHTATSLPSVSEGQWALDALRNLGLLKQLLVQQLGFSEKGTLEDRQRFPRFRTVSHEAQTESRSEPGLQHSDNNKFHQPGTDRTLLRTGTNESTAGYGLRTSAESPASGDAMQLIVRDPRSSSTLAIDRMSMNLEISAAELEGVAADESGEHFFDAREAHSDENPSESELMERKEEEDVQIRISGNYLILDGYGTVQESSTDEEISSLVLQCTAGGRTSLDSAQQQPLSPRDTQSDGGSSPFAEEMMASRWGGVEESCSFVASPHFSIESRVQMMQYIQKIEDDLEKLKEVEEDYTILRRQGLAGSASTGEHSDKS; this is encoded by the exons GTCTTGTTCAACGGTGTGTTGTTATCCAACGGGATGAAAACGGATTTGGGCTGACAGTCAGCGGAGACAATCCAGTCTTCGTGCAGTCCGTCAAAGAAG ATGGAGCAGCCATGCGGGCTGGAGTGCAAACAGGTGATAGAATTATCAAG GTGAATGGCACTCTTGTAACACACTCAAACCATTTGGAGGTGGTAAAGCTGATCAAGT CGGGTTCCTATGTAGCTCTCACTGTTCAGGGGCGCCCACCAGGGTCGCCCCAGATTCCATTAGCTGATTCTGAAGTGGATCTGGCAGCATTTGGGCATATGTCTCCCATCATGACATCTCCCTATTCACCTGGCACATCAGGAAATGCAGAAAGGATTACTAGCCCAGTGCTTGTGGGG GAGGAGAATAATATTGTCCACAACCAGAAAGTAGAGATTCTGAGAAAGATGCTACAGAAAGAGCAGGAACGGCTGCAG TCTCTGCAAGAAGAGTACAGCCGATCACCCACCACACGACTGCTCAAAGAGATACAGGAAACGAAGAAGCACATTCCTCAGCTGCAAGAGCAGTTGTCCAAAGCCACAGGCTGTACTCAG gatggAGTCTTGTCCTCCAGGTCTGTGACAGAATCACTGCAGATCAGTGAAGTGGAGGCAGAGAGTGCGGATTGTGTGAGCAAACTGGATTACAGTGGTGACAGCCCCTCCCGACCAAACAGTGATGTTGCTGAT AGTCCACGCAGTGGCTTGAAGGAGCGGATTTATGCAGATGAGAGCCCGGAAAAGACTGAAGTTCAAGATACT GATTCTCAGTCCAGTGTTGGAAGTCCTCTATCCCGAGTGGGGCCTCAGATCATTGGAGCAGAGGATGACGACTTTGACACTGAACAGGAGCAG ATTAATGGACAATGCAGCTGTTTCCAAAACATTGAGCTCCTGAAGTCTCGCCCAGCTCACCTGGCTGTTCTTCTGCATCATGTGGTGTCCCAGTTTGACCCTGCAGCATTG ttgtGCTACCTTTACACAGACTTGTACAAGCAGACCAACTCCAAAGAGACTCGGCGTGTCTTCCTTGAGTTCTACCAGTTCTTCTTGGACCGAGCTGCA aatcTAAAAGTTCCAGTTCCAGATGAAATCTCCTTAGAACTAG ACAGAAGACGGCCGGAACTCCTTCCTGAAGAGCTTCATCGCCAGTTTATACAAACTATGCAAGATAAAGTCTGTCCAGAAGTTCAAAGGAATCTGGAAGATTTCAG gcagaaaCGCAGCATGGGATTGACCCTGGCAGAAGGAGAGCTAACCAAGCTGGACGCAGAAAGACTTCGTGACCGGAATGcagtggagaaggaaagagcatGTGCAGAACAGATTATTGCTAAAATTGAGGAAGTCTT gATGACATCTCAGCCTTTGGAAGAAGACAAGAG TTCCACAATGCAGTATGTGATTCTTACTTACATGAAACACCTGGGAGTCAAAGTTAAAGAACCTCGTAACCTGGAGCAGAAGCGTGGCCGTATTGGTTTCTTGCCAAAGATCAAG CAAAGTatcaagaaagagaaagaaggagaggaaaaaggaaagagaagaggcTTTCCTAACATTCTGGGCCCACCAAGGAGACCGAGTCGACACGATAGCAGTGCAA TTGGCAGAGCCATGGAGATGCAGAAGCCCCGCCATCCCAAGCACTTGCCTACAGCGTCTTCTGTTAGCCCAGAGCCATCAGACTCTGGCAAGATGCGCCAGAGTGGGTCCTCCAGTGACGGAGCAGATGCACCATACCCACCTGTCAACCCAATGTCTCCTTTGGCAATGGgtcctttttcctctccagagGGGAGCAAGGACAGTGACACAG GTTTGAAGCAGACTGGAGAAGCTCCACCTGCTAATGACTGTATGGATGGCACACCCCGCACACCTAATAACACCTTCGAATTCCCATCTCCTTTGGAAAActtgcaggaggaggagggagaatcAGAGAG AATGGTTGACATGGGAACACCAAAGCCTTTTCGCAA GATGGACAGTGTTGGCTTCGCAGATGTACAGAGTGAGGATGAGCTGTATGATTTTGACATGGACATGGACCCTCCCAACTGGCAGCAACTCGTGAGCCGAGAAGTGTTGATGGGGCTGAAACCCTACGAAATCAAGCGCCAAGAAGTGATTAATG AATTGTTTTACACTGAGAGAGCTCATGTCCGCACGCTGAAGGTTCTGCATAACGTCTTCTACCAGCGTGTCACCCGTGAAGGGATCTTGAACTCCAGTGACAAACGGAAAATCTTTTCAAATCTGGAGGATATCCTTGGGCTTCATG ttgtattGAACGATCAGATGAAAGCTGTCCGAAAACGGAACGAGACTTCTGTTATTGGCCAAATTGGGGAAGACTTGCTTTCCTGG TTTAGTGGACCAGCAGAGGAGAGGCTGAAACATGCAACTGCCACTTTCTGCAGTAACCAGCCCTTTGCTCTAGAGGTCATCAAGTCACGCCAAAAGAAGGACTCTCGCTTCCAGACTTTTGTGCAG GATGCTGAGAGTAATCCACTGTGTCGCCGGTTGCAGCTGAAGGACATCATTCCCACAGAGATGCAGAGGTTGACAAAGTACCCCCTTCTGCTGGATAACATTGCTAAGTACACAG agctgcctgaagagaaagaaaaagtgaagaaagcAGCGGATCATTGTCGTCAGATCCTTAACCATGTGAACCAGGCTGTCAAAGAGTCTGAGAATAAGCAG catttggAAGATTATCAGCGTCGTCTCGACCTATCCTACCTGAAGCAGTCTGAGGATCCCATGATGGATGAGTTCAGG AACTTGGATCTAACgaagagaaaaatgcttcaTGAAGGACCTCTAACTTGGAAGGTTAATCGTGACAAAACTATTG ATCTCTACACTCTGCTTCTGGAGGACATTCTGGTGCTGTTGCAGAAACAAGATGATAAACTGGTACTGAAGTGCCACAGTAAAATCTTGGCATCGACAGCTGACAGTAAACACACCTTCAGTCCTATCATCAAATTGAACACTGTTCTGGTTCGTCAGGTGGCAACAG ATAACAAAGCTTTCTTCGTCATCTCCATGTCAGAAAATGGCGCTCATATTTATGAACTGGTGGCACagactgtttcagaaaagaatgt atgGCAGGACCTTATTGCTCAGATGGCAGGGACTGTAAAAATGGGGAGTACCAGAAGAGTGATTCCATTACCACAGTCAGGACCTGGCGA AGAAGAGCGTgaagaagaggagcagcagaagctTAAAGAGCAGCATGACATTCCTGCCAGTAGTCTACAAAGTCCAG ATAAAGATTTGGGCCTCGAATCTCCCTTAATACTGAATGCTCAGTCGTCTTCGCCCATCATGTCTGAAAAGTCCAAGGTAGAAAGTCTTCTTGTGTCAGAAAGACAGTTTGATAAAGTGCAGCAGGCAGACCTGACACTTAAAGATTCTTCTGCATGCTATGAACACACAGCCACCAGTTTACCTTCCGTATCAGAAGGGCAGTGGGCACTGGATGCATTAAGGAACT TGGGCTTGCTGAAACAATTGTTGGTACAGCAGCTTGGCTTTTCTGAGAAGGGGACCCTTGAAGACCGGCAACGCTTTCCCAGGTTTCGGACCGTTTCTCATGAAGCCCAAACGGAGAGCAGAAGTGAGCCTGGACTACAGCACTCTGACAATAACAAATTTCACCAGCCTGGAACGGACAGAACGCTTCTGAGAACCGGAACTAATGAGTCCACAGCTGGTTATGGCCTCCGGACTTCAGCTGAATCACCAGCTTCAGGGGATGCCATGCAGCTGATCGTGAGAGACCCCAGATCAAGTAGTACCTTAGCAATAGACCGCATGAGTATGAATCTGGAGATCTCAGCCGCAGAGCTGGAAGGGGTGGCCGCTGATGAAAGTGGGGAGCATTTTTTTGATGCTCGAGAAGCTCACAGTGATGAAAATCCATCTGAAAGTGAACTaatggaaaggaaggaggaagaggatgtgCAAATACGGATCTCAG GAAATTATTTGATCCTTGATGGATATGGAACAGTGCAGGAGAGCTCCACAGATGAGGAGATATCATCTCTGGTTCTCCAGTGCACTGCAGGTGGCCGCACCTCTTTGGactctgcacagcagcagccactttCCCCCCGGGACACGCAGTCGGATGGAGGAAGCTCCCCGTTTGCTGAGGAGATGATGGCCTCACGCTGGGGGGGAGTGGAAGAGTCCTGCTCTTTTGTAGCAAGCCCTCACTTCTCTATAGAGTCACGTGTGCAGATGATGCAGTATATTCAGAAGATAGAGGATGACCTTGAAAAGTTAAAG gaGGTTGAGGAAGACTACACCATTCTCCGACGCCAAGGGCTGGCTGGATCAGCCTCCACAGGAGAGCACTCAG aCAAAAGCTAG